In the Microtus pennsylvanicus isolate mMicPen1 chromosome 6, mMicPen1.hap1, whole genome shotgun sequence genome, one interval contains:
- the Enc1 gene encoding ectoderm-neural cortex protein 1, whose amino-acid sequence MSVSVHENRKSRASSGSINIYLFHKSSYADSVLTHLNLLRQQRLFTDVLLHAGNRTFPCHRAVLAACSRYFEAMFSGGLKESQDSEVNFDNSIHPEVLELLLDYAYSSRVIINEENAESLLEAGDMLEFQDIRDACAEFLEKNLHPTNCLGMLLLSDAHQCTKLYELSWRMCLSNFQTIRKNEDFLQLPQDMVVQLLSSEELETEDERLVYESAMNWISYDLKKRYCYLPELLQTVRLALLPAIYLMENVAMEELITKQRKSKEIVEEAIRCKLKILQNDGVVTSLCARPRKTGHALFLLGGQTFMCDKLYLVDQKAKEIIPKADIPSPRKEFSACAIGCKVYITGGRGSENGVSKDVWVYDTLHEEWSKAAPMLVARFGHGSAELKHCLYVVGGHTAATGCLPASPSVSLKQVEHYDPTTNKWTMVAPLREGVSNAAVVSAKLKLFAFGGTSVSHDKLPKVQCYDQCENRWTVPATCPQPWRYTAAAVLGNQIFIMGGDTEFSACSAYKFNSETYQWTKVGDVTAKRMSCHAVASGNKLYVVGGYFGIQRCKTLDCYDPTLDVWNSITTVPYSLIPTAFVSTWKHLPS is encoded by the coding sequence ATGTCAGTCAGCGTGCATGAGAACCGCAAGTCCAGGGCCAGCAGCGGCTCTATCAATATCTACCTGTTTCATAAGTCTTCCTATGCAGACAGTGTCCTCACTCACTTGAACCTTCTGCGACAGCAGCGGCTCTTCACGGACGTCCTTCTCCATGCAGGAAACAGGACCTTCCCTTGCCACCGGGCAGTGCTGGCTGCGTGCAGCCGCTACTTTGAAGCCATGTTCAGTGGTGGCCTGAAAGAGAGCCAGGACAGCGAAGTCAACTTCGACAATTCCATTCACCCAGAAGTCTTAGAGCTGCTTCTCGACTATGCATACTCCTCCCGGGTCatcatcaatgaagaaaatgccgaGTCGCTCCTGGAAGCCGGCGACAtgctggagttccaggacatccgaGATGCATGTGCAGAATTTCTGGAAAAGAACCTGCATCCCACCAACTGCCTGGGTATGCTGCTGCTGTCCGACGCCCATCAGTGCACCAAGCTGTATGAACTCTCCTGGAGAATGTGTCTCAGCAATTTCCAGACCATCCGGAAGAATGAAGATTTCCTCCAGCTGCCCCAGGACATGGTTGTGCAGCTCCTGTCCAGTGAGGAGCTGGAGACGGAAGACGAAAGGCTTGTGTATGAGTCTGCCATGAACTGGATTAGCTATGACCTGAAGAAGCGCTACTGCTACCTCCCTGAACTGTTGCAGACCGTGAGGCTGGCCCTCCTTCCTGCCATCTATCTCATGGAGAACGTAGCCATGGAGGAACTCATCACCAAGCAGAGGAAGAGTAAGGAGATTGTGGAAGAGGCCATCCGGTGCAAGCTGAAAATCTTGCAGAACGATGGCGTGGTGACCAGCCTCTGTGCCCGCCCTCGGAAAACCGGCCACGCCCTCTTCCTCCTAGGAGGACAGACTTTCATGTGTGACAAACTGTACTTGGTAGACCAGAAGGCTAAAGAAATCATTCCCAAGGCCGACATCCCCAGCCCGAGGAAAGAGTTCAGTGCGTGCGCAATTGGCTGCAAAGTGTACATTACCGGGGGACGGGGATCCGAAAATGGAGTCTCAAAAGATGTCTGGGTTTATGATACCCTGCACGAGGAGTGGTCCAAGGCTGCCCCCATGCTGGTGGCCAGGTTCGGTCATGGGTCTGCTGAACTGAAGCACTGCCTGTATGTGGTTGGGGGGCACACGGCTGCCACTGgctgcctcccagcctccccctcaGTCTCTCTAAAGCAAGTAGAACATTACGACCCCACGACCAACAAGTGGACTATGGTTGCCCCGCTCCGAGAAGGCGTCAGCAATGCTGCTGTCGTGAGCGCCAAACTCAAGCTGTTTGCTTTTGGAGGTACCAGCGTAAGTCATGACAAGCTCCCCAAAGTTCAGTGTTACGATCAGTGTGAGAACAGGTGGACGGTACCGGCCACCTGTCCCCAGCCCTGGCGTTACACAGCGGCAGCTGTGCTGGGGAACCAGATCTTTATAATGGGCGGTGATACAGAGTTCTCTGCCTGCTCTGCTTACAAATTCAATAGTGAGACTTACCAGTGGACTAAGGTGGGCGATGTGACAGCCAAGCGCATGAGCTGCCACGCCGTGGCCTCCGGGAACAAGCTGTATGTGGTGGGAGGCTACTTCGGCATCCAGCGCTGCAAGACTTTGGACTGTTACGATCCGACTTTAGATGTGTGGAATAGCATAACCACTGTCCCGTACTCCCTGATCCCCACCGCGTTCGTCAGCACCTGGAAACATCTGCCTTCTTAA